From the Rhodothalassiaceae bacterium genome, one window contains:
- the murD gene encoding UDP-N-acetylmuramoylalanine--D-glutamate ligase has protein sequence MMAAVAEGPEEMAAGGLPLPHFARPVGILGLARTGRAARAALLAVGNRVLVHDDRAEALADIPGDERLAEEAVAGLARLLVSPGVPITGPNAHPLAVRAREAGVPIIGDLDLFTLAEPGLAAHRTVGITGTNGKSTTTALVAHVVEAAGRPAAAAGNIGRPILSLAPLEAGGVYVFELSSFQLDLAGPDAALDVGVLLNITPDHLDRHGGMAAYVAAKRRIADLARRRGGRIVLSLESAVTRTLAEELAGSDLITIAVAPDRPVAVEVTVEGRLVDHAFEAGRIVGDLSRLVRLRGRHNWENAAAAYAAARLVGLSVEEAFAGIESFPGLAHRQELVAEIAGVTFVNDSKATNLDAAARALAAFQRIHWLAGGRAKSTDLTALEPLLGQVRAAWLFGECAGDFAAALAGRVPCRRFAKLKEAVEAAAAAAEAGEVVLLSPGAASFDQYRDFEERGEDFRRIVMALAGTSPRQGKEGGQR, from the coding sequence ATGATGGCGGCAGTGGCCGAAGGACCGGAGGAGATGGCGGCCGGCGGGCTGCCGCTGCCGCATTTCGCGCGTCCCGTCGGGATCCTCGGACTCGCGCGCACGGGCCGCGCCGCGCGCGCGGCGCTGCTGGCGGTCGGCAACCGCGTGCTGGTCCATGACGATCGCGCCGAGGCGCTGGCGGACATTCCGGGAGACGAGCGGCTCGCCGAGGAGGCGGTCGCCGGCCTTGCACGCCTGCTGGTTTCGCCTGGCGTCCCGATCACGGGCCCGAACGCGCATCCCCTCGCGGTCCGCGCACGGGAGGCGGGTGTGCCGATCATCGGCGACCTCGATCTCTTCACGCTCGCCGAACCCGGCCTTGCCGCCCACCGCACGGTCGGGATCACCGGCACCAACGGCAAGTCCACGACGACCGCGCTCGTCGCCCATGTCGTCGAGGCCGCGGGCCGGCCCGCCGCGGCCGCCGGCAACATCGGCCGGCCGATCCTCTCGCTCGCACCGCTCGAGGCGGGCGGGGTGTACGTCTTCGAGCTGTCGTCCTTCCAGCTCGATCTCGCCGGTCCCGATGCCGCGCTGGATGTCGGGGTGCTGCTCAACATCACCCCCGATCACCTCGACCGCCACGGCGGCATGGCCGCCTATGTCGCCGCCAAGCGCCGGATCGCGGACCTCGCGCGCCGGCGCGGCGGGCGGATCGTGCTGTCGCTGGAAAGCGCCGTCACCCGCACGCTTGCGGAAGAGCTTGCCGGCTCGGACCTTATCACCATCGCGGTCGCGCCGGACCGGCCGGTCGCGGTGGAGGTGACGGTCGAAGGCCGGCTCGTCGATCATGCCTTCGAGGCCGGGCGGATCGTCGGCGATCTTTCGCGGCTGGTCCGCCTGCGCGGGCGGCACAACTGGGAGAATGCGGCGGCCGCCTATGCCGCCGCGCGCCTCGTGGGGCTCTCAGTGGAGGAGGCCTTCGCCGGGATCGAAAGCTTCCCCGGTCTCGCCCACCGCCAGGAGCTGGTGGCCGAGATCGCGGGCGTGACCTTCGTCAACGATTCCAAGGCGACCAATCTGGACGCCGCCGCCCGCGCGCTGGCGGCCTTCCAGCGCATCCACTGGCTGGCGGGCGGACGCGCCAAGTCCACCGATCTCACTGCGCTCGAACCGCTGCTCGGGCAGGTGCGTGCCGCCTGGCTGTTCGGCGAATGCGCGGGCGATTTCGCCGCCGCCCTCGCCGGCCGGGTGCCCTGCCGGCGTTTTGCGAAGCTGAAAGAGGCGGTGGAGGCGGCGGCCGCCGCCGCCGAGGCCGGCGAGGTGGTGCTGCTGTCGCCCGGGGCCGCCTCCTTCGACCAGTACCGCGACTTCGAGGAGCGCGGAGAGGATTTCCGCCGCATCGTCATGGCGCTTGCCGGCACGTCTCCGCGGCAGGGGAAGGAGGGCGGGCAGCGATGA
- a CDS encoding cell division protein FtsW: MKTGRPFLSRADDSLLARWWWTTDRSLLLVVLMLLVIGVVLSFSASPAVAERLGLPPFHFAFRQLVFAATAFAVILLLSMLDAVTARRLAIAGALAGLCAVGATLLEGDVIKGARRWLDLGIIAVQPTEFLKPCLMVTTAWLLAGAIRQPGFPGAQVATVLVGIAAMLMLAQPDVGQTLLLLAAFSVQLLLFGVPLQRLAIPVVAGMAALIVAYLNFPHVSARIDAFLARGPDGHGYQVETALKAIRSGGVLGVGPAAGTVKKVLPDAHTDFIFAAAGEEFGLIAGLALIALYATIVLRLLARASDGGGDAFAVLAAGGLAALLGLQAAINIGVNLAMLPPKGMTLPFVSYGGSSALSSALTLGLALAFIRREPDAAAAGWGRAIAGARP; encoded by the coding sequence ATGAAGACCGGCCGGCCCTTTCTTTCGCGTGCGGACGACAGCCTGCTTGCGCGCTGGTGGTGGACCACCGACCGCAGCCTCCTGCTTGTCGTGCTGATGCTGCTCGTGATCGGCGTCGTGCTGTCGTTTTCCGCGAGCCCGGCGGTGGCCGAACGCCTCGGCCTTCCGCCCTTCCATTTCGCCTTCCGCCAGCTCGTCTTCGCGGCCACCGCCTTCGCCGTAATTCTGCTGCTGTCGATGCTCGATGCGGTGACCGCGCGGCGGCTTGCGATCGCGGGGGCGCTCGCGGGTCTTTGCGCCGTCGGCGCGACGCTGCTCGAAGGCGATGTGATCAAGGGCGCGCGCCGCTGGCTCGATCTCGGGATCATCGCGGTCCAGCCCACGGAGTTCCTGAAGCCCTGCCTGATGGTCACGACCGCCTGGCTGCTCGCCGGCGCCATCCGTCAGCCGGGGTTTCCGGGTGCGCAGGTCGCGACCGTTCTCGTCGGAATCGCGGCGATGCTGATGCTCGCCCAGCCCGATGTCGGGCAGACGCTGCTGCTGCTCGCCGCCTTTTCGGTGCAGCTGCTGCTCTTCGGCGTGCCGCTGCAGCGGCTTGCCATTCCGGTGGTGGCGGGGATGGCGGCGCTCATCGTCGCCTACCTCAATTTTCCGCATGTGAGCGCGCGCATCGACGCCTTTCTGGCGCGCGGGCCCGATGGCCACGGTTATCAGGTGGAGACGGCGCTGAAGGCGATCAGGAGCGGCGGCGTGCTCGGCGTCGGGCCGGCGGCCGGCACGGTCAAGAAGGTGCTGCCCGACGCCCACACCGACTTCATCTTCGCGGCCGCGGGCGAGGAGTTCGGCCTCATCGCCGGTCTGGCGCTGATCGCGCTTTATGCGACCATCGTGCTGCGGCTGCTCGCGCGCGCTTCCGACGGCGGGGGCGACGCCTTCGCGGTGCTGGCCGCGGGCGGGCTCGCGGCGCTTCTCGGCCTTCAGGCGGCCATCAACATCGGCGTCAACCTGGCGATGCTGCCGCCGAAGGGCATGACGCTGCCCTTCGTGTCCTACGGCGGCTCATCGGCGCTGTCCTCGGCGCTCACGCTCGGCCTTGCGCTCGCCTTCATCCGGCGCGAGCCGGACGCGGCGGCGGCAGGCTGGGGGCGCGCGATCGCGGGAGCACGGCCATGA
- the murG gene encoding UDP-N-acetylglucosamine--N-acetylmuramyl-(pentapeptide) pyrophosphoryl-undecaprenol N-acetylglucosamine transferase gives MNEPMTNADDRGPVVLAAGGTGGHVMPARALAEALARRGIASAMITDRRGARFFGPELEDAPALVLEAGRLTADLKARAFALARIVPNFAASWRFLRGQRARMLIGFGGYPTLPAALAAQLAGLPVVVHEQNAVLGRVNRLLAPRARLVALSFPDTRRLPRRLRRVAVTGLPLRRQLRDATPRPVARGNERRILVLGGSQGARILADIVPAAIAALAPVWRGRLSVVQQARPEDVARTRAAYAAAGIRAEVAAFFPDAPQRMAGADLVIARAGAGTLFELAALGRPALVIPLAVATDDHQSVNARHFALRGGLRVLPEAEADPRHLAACLATLLADGEELRRMGAAMAAAATGDGADRLADLVCDLLAESRAGRAPAHGGLQLLGGAS, from the coding sequence ATGAACGAGCCGATGACGAACGCAGATGATCGCGGCCCGGTGGTGCTCGCCGCCGGGGGTACGGGCGGCCACGTGATGCCCGCGCGCGCACTGGCCGAGGCGCTCGCCCGGCGCGGGATCGCGAGCGCGATGATCACCGACCGCCGCGGCGCCCGCTTCTTCGGCCCAGAGCTCGAGGACGCGCCGGCGCTGGTGCTCGAGGCCGGACGGCTCACGGCCGACCTGAAGGCCCGGGCCTTCGCCCTTGCGCGGATCGTGCCCAATTTCGCCGCAAGCTGGCGATTCCTGAGGGGGCAGCGGGCGCGGATGCTCATCGGCTTCGGCGGCTATCCGACGCTTCCCGCGGCGCTTGCCGCGCAGCTTGCGGGGCTGCCCGTCGTCGTCCACGAGCAGAACGCGGTGCTCGGGCGCGTGAACCGCCTGCTCGCGCCGCGCGCGCGCCTCGTGGCGCTGAGCTTCCCGGATACGCGCCGGCTGCCCCGGCGGCTGCGGCGGGTGGCCGTAACCGGCCTGCCGCTGCGCCGCCAGTTGCGGGATGCGACACCGCGTCCCGTCGCGCGCGGCAACGAGCGGCGCATTCTCGTCCTGGGCGGCAGTCAGGGGGCACGGATCCTGGCCGACATCGTGCCGGCGGCGATCGCCGCTCTCGCCCCCGTGTGGCGGGGGCGGCTTTCGGTCGTCCAGCAGGCGCGACCGGAGGACGTCGCTCGCACCCGGGCCGCCTATGCCGCAGCCGGGATCCGCGCCGAGGTGGCCGCCTTCTTTCCGGATGCGCCGCAGCGCATGGCCGGGGCGGATCTCGTGATCGCGCGTGCGGGCGCCGGAACGCTGTTCGAGCTTGCGGCCCTCGGTCGGCCGGCTCTCGTGATCCCGCTGGCGGTCGCGACCGACGACCATCAGTCCGTCAACGCCCGGCACTTCGCCCTGCGCGGCGGCCTGCGCGTGCTGCCGGAAGCGGAAGCCGATCCCCGTCATCTGGCCGCGTGCCTCGCAACCCTGCTCGCCGACGGCGAGGAGCTGCGGCGCATGGGTGCGGCCATGGCCGCCGCCGCCACCGGCGACGGGGCCGACCGGCTGGCCGACCTCGTCTGTGATCTCCTCGCCGAATCCCGGGCCGGGAGAGCCCCCGCGCATGGCGGTCTTCAGCTTTTGGGAGGTGCGTCATGA
- the murC gene encoding UDP-N-acetylmuramate--L-alanine ligase: MRRPPFGVERIHFVGIGGIGMSGIAELMHNLGYRVEGCDRQEGPNVARLRRLGIPVAVGHAAEHVEGVDALVISSAVRDDNPDVRAARARHVPVVRRAEMLAELMRLKYTVAVAGSHGKTTTTSLCAAVMEAGGLDPTAVIGGIVNAYGSNARLGAGEWMVVETDESDGSFVKLPATIAVVTNIDPEHLDHYGDFEAERAAFRAFVGHVPFYGAAVLCMDHPEVQALIPHLADRRVVTYGFSPQADVRAQDLRGGDGAMLFDVVIRGRDGTERRVGDVRLAMPGRHNVQNALAAIAVADLLGIADDVWRRALAEFAGIHRRFSRVGEAAGVTVIDDYAHHPVEIAAVLKAAREFWPARRIHAVVQPHRFTRLQALFEEFCTAFNDADRVVVLPVYAAGEAPIAGVGHERLAEGIRGHGHRAVVLATGPADLADVLAADLGAGDVVICLGAGSISQWAHALPAELADRMGEREGTA; this comes from the coding sequence ATGAGGCGGCCGCCATTCGGCGTCGAGCGCATCCATTTCGTCGGCATCGGCGGCATCGGCATGTCCGGGATCGCCGAACTCATGCACAACCTCGGCTACCGGGTGGAGGGCTGCGATCGGCAGGAAGGGCCCAACGTCGCGCGCCTGCGCCGGCTCGGGATACCGGTCGCCGTCGGCCACGCGGCCGAGCATGTGGAAGGCGTCGACGCGCTCGTCATCTCCTCGGCCGTGCGCGACGACAATCCGGACGTGCGCGCGGCGCGGGCCCGCCATGTGCCGGTGGTGCGGCGTGCCGAGATGCTCGCCGAACTGATGCGGCTCAAATACACGGTCGCCGTCGCCGGCAGCCACGGCAAGACCACCACCACCTCGCTGTGCGCCGCGGTGATGGAGGCGGGCGGGCTGGATCCCACCGCCGTCATCGGCGGCATCGTCAACGCCTACGGCTCCAATGCCCGCCTCGGCGCGGGCGAGTGGATGGTGGTCGAGACCGACGAATCCGACGGCAGCTTCGTCAAGCTGCCCGCGACCATCGCCGTCGTCACCAACATCGACCCGGAGCACCTCGACCACTACGGCGATTTCGAGGCCGAGCGCGCGGCCTTCCGCGCCTTCGTCGGCCATGTGCCCTTCTATGGCGCGGCGGTCCTGTGCATGGACCATCCCGAGGTCCAGGCGCTGATCCCGCATCTGGCCGACCGGCGCGTGGTCACCTACGGCTTCTCGCCCCAGGCCGACGTGCGTGCGCAGGATCTTCGCGGCGGCGACGGCGCGATGCTGTTCGACGTCGTCATCCGCGGCCGCGACGGAACGGAACGCCGCGTCGGCGACGTGCGGCTCGCCATGCCCGGCCGGCACAACGTCCAGAATGCGCTGGCGGCGATCGCGGTCGCCGACCTGCTCGGCATCGCCGACGACGTCTGGCGCCGGGCCCTTGCGGAATTCGCCGGCATCCACCGGCGCTTCTCGCGGGTCGGCGAGGCGGCGGGCGTGACCGTCATCGACGACTATGCGCATCACCCCGTGGAGATCGCGGCCGTGCTGAAGGCCGCGCGGGAATTCTGGCCGGCGCGCCGGATTCATGCGGTCGTCCAGCCCCACCGCTTCACGCGGCTTCAGGCGCTTTTCGAGGAATTCTGCACCGCCTTCAACGACGCGGACCGGGTCGTCGTGCTGCCGGTCTATGCCGCCGGCGAGGCGCCGATCGCCGGCGTCGGCCACGAGCGGCTCGCAGAAGGCATCCGCGGTCACGGCCATCGCGCCGTCGTACTTGCGACGGGCCCGGCCGATCTGGCCGACGTGCTCGCAGCCGACCTCGGCGCCGGCGACGTCGTGATCTGTCTGGGCGCGGGCTCGATCAGCCAGTGGGCGCACGCTTTGCCGGCTGAACTGGCGGACCGCATGGGCGAGCGGGAGGGGACGGCATGA
- the murB gene encoding UDP-N-acetylenolpyruvoylglucosamine reductase, producing MMAARQMPSGGDWREAVAAVRPRGRLTADRPLAPFTWFKVGGPAELFFEPADEADLVAVLEAVPPEIPVTVIGYGSNLLVRDGGVRGLVIRPGKALGGLDVSGTRITAGAGAGDVLIAETAAEAGIAGFAFLRGIPGTIGGGLKTNAGAFGGEIAEILVEARIFDRRLGRIVWWTREDFAFAYRASALGRDQIALSVTLEGTAGDPAGIRQRMREIIRAREESQPLRTRTGGSTFKNPPGHKAWELIARAGCRGLRIGGARISDKHCNFIIAEESATAADIEDLGREVRRRVYALTGVLLEWEIERIGEPLPGREPTRNGWLGVQR from the coding sequence ATGATGGCGGCGCGGCAGATGCCCTCCGGTGGCGACTGGCGCGAGGCGGTCGCGGCCGTGCGGCCCCGCGGCCGGCTGACGGCGGATCGCCCGCTCGCGCCGTTCACCTGGTTCAAGGTGGGCGGTCCCGCGGAGCTCTTCTTCGAGCCGGCCGACGAGGCGGATCTCGTTGCGGTTCTCGAGGCGGTGCCGCCGGAGATCCCCGTCACGGTGATCGGCTACGGCTCCAATCTTCTCGTGCGCGACGGCGGCGTGCGCGGGCTCGTGATCCGGCCCGGAAAGGCGCTCGGCGGGCTCGATGTCTCGGGCACCCGGATCACGGCGGGTGCCGGTGCTGGAGACGTCCTGATCGCCGAGACCGCGGCCGAAGCCGGGATCGCCGGCTTCGCCTTCCTGCGCGGCATCCCCGGCACGATCGGCGGCGGGCTGAAGACGAATGCCGGGGCCTTCGGCGGCGAGATCGCGGAGATTCTGGTCGAGGCGCGCATCTTCGACCGGCGGCTCGGCCGCATCGTGTGGTGGACGCGCGAGGACTTCGCCTTCGCCTACCGCGCGAGCGCGCTCGGCCGCGACCAGATCGCGCTTTCGGTGACCCTCGAGGGCACCGCCGGCGATCCCGCCGGGATCCGTCAGCGCATGCGCGAGATCATCCGTGCCCGCGAGGAGTCCCAACCGTTGCGCACCCGCACGGGGGGCTCCACCTTCAAGAACCCGCCCGGCCACAAGGCGTGGGAGCTGATCGCGCGCGCGGGCTGCCGCGGACTGCGCATCGGCGGCGCCCGGATCTCGGACAAGCACTGCAACTTCATCATCGCCGAGGAATCGGCGACCGCCGCGGACATCGAGGACCTCGGGCGCGAGGTGCGCCGGCGCGTCTATGCGCTGACCGGCGTGCTGCTGGAATGGGAGATCGAGCGCATCGGCGAGCCCCTTCCGGGGCGGGAGCCGACCCGCAACGGCTGGCTGGGGGTGCAGCGATGA
- the ftsA gene encoding cell division protein FtsA, which yields MTARRRQRPASEGPLAVIDIGSAKMTTLIAHVGEDGRFEVTGIGHRQSEGIKAGFVVDMAAAAHALRASVDQAERLAGVPVERAIVSVNIAPMVNASTVVALALNGAEVTPKVIERLHQAARLRFQRWLQGAQAEDGAEIAVAGSTGQPGTLAPLHLRPVLWRLDEVDSPHAPIGLKGERIELAVQMLAVPRAPLANLAGLVARAHLKPQAHVAAPFAAGLAALTPEERELGAAVLDIGAGRTALGIFAGGRFLYGDSLPLAGAAITRDIAEGLLVPPAQAERLKCLHGHAAAAGAGRQETIELRRIGDGLRDELVSVPVARLDAIIAARVAEILEMAVERLAAGGFAGPAARRVVVVGGAAQLAGLDEALLRLRPGWSIRIGRPLGVLGLAEATQGPAFAVAAGLLKAAAGLDEEIAVDGAGPRAVPAGAPVGGLAGIGRWIKENF from the coding sequence ATGACCGCACGCCGCCGCCAGCGCCCGGCATCCGAGGGGCCGCTTGCCGTGATCGACATCGGCAGCGCGAAGATGACGACGCTGATCGCCCATGTCGGCGAGGACGGCCGCTTCGAGGTGACCGGCATCGGTCACCGCCAGTCCGAGGGCATCAAGGCGGGCTTCGTCGTCGACATGGCGGCGGCCGCGCACGCGCTGCGCGCCAGCGTCGACCAGGCCGAGCGGCTGGCCGGCGTGCCGGTGGAGCGGGCGATCGTGTCCGTCAACATCGCCCCCATGGTGAACGCCTCGACGGTCGTGGCGCTCGCCCTCAACGGCGCCGAGGTGACGCCGAAGGTCATCGAGCGCCTGCATCAGGCGGCGCGGCTGCGCTTCCAGCGCTGGCTGCAGGGGGCGCAGGCGGAGGACGGCGCGGAGATCGCGGTCGCGGGCTCGACGGGCCAGCCGGGCACGCTCGCACCGCTTCACCTGCGCCCGGTGCTCTGGCGGCTCGACGAGGTGGACAGCCCGCACGCCCCCATCGGACTGAAGGGCGAGCGCATCGAGCTTGCGGTGCAGATGCTCGCCGTGCCGCGCGCACCGCTCGCCAATCTTGCGGGCCTCGTGGCGCGCGCGCACCTGAAGCCGCAGGCCCATGTCGCCGCCCCCTTCGCGGCGGGGCTCGCGGCTCTCACGCCGGAGGAGCGCGAGCTGGGTGCGGCGGTGCTCGACATCGGCGCGGGCCGCACGGCCCTCGGAATCTTCGCCGGCGGCCGCTTCCTGTACGGCGACAGCCTGCCGCTGGCAGGCGCCGCGATCACCCGCGACATCGCCGAGGGCCTGCTCGTCCCGCCCGCTCAGGCCGAACGCCTCAAATGCCTGCATGGCCATGCCGCGGCCGCGGGGGCCGGCCGGCAGGAGACCATCGAGCTGCGGCGGATCGGGGACGGCCTGCGCGACGAGCTCGTGAGCGTTCCGGTCGCGCGTCTCGATGCGATCATCGCCGCGCGCGTCGCCGAGATTCTCGAGATGGCGGTGGAACGGCTCGCCGCCGGCGGTTTCGCCGGGCCGGCCGCGCGGCGCGTCGTGGTCGTCGGCGGCGCTGCGCAACTGGCGGGTCTGGACGAGGCCCTGCTGCGTCTGCGGCCCGGCTGGAGCATCCGGATCGGGCGGCCGCTCGGCGTGCTCGGGCTCGCCGAGGCCACGCAGGGCCCGGCGTTCGCGGTGGCGGCCGGCCTGCTCAAGGCCGCGGCCGGACTCGACGAGGAGATCGCGGTCGATGGGGCCGGGCCGCGCGCGGTTCCGGCGGGAGCGCCCGTCGGCGGGCTGGCCGGGATCGGCCGCTGGATCAAGGAGAACTTCTGA
- the ftsZ gene encoding cell division protein FtsZ: protein MAIELTSVELKELKPRITVMGVGGAGGNAVNNMIAAGIEGVSFVVANTDAQALAAAATDARIQLGVGCTQGLGAGSKPEVGRAAAEEALDVIAEHLEGCHMLFLAAGMGGGTGTGASPVIARLAREKGILTVGVVTKPFHFEGRRRMEIAEEGIRALEEVVDTLIVIPNQNLFRIATEKTTFQDAFRIADDVLCSGVRGITDLMVMPGLINLDFADIKTVMSEMGKAMMGTGEATGERRAIEAAEAAIANPLLDEVSLKGAKGVIINITGGMDLTLFEVDEAANHIREQVDPDANIIVGSAFNEALNGVMRVSVVATGIDAAARREREEERAEQRVREEAAASPRLAAAGGGAVVSFQRRETPQAPERAGTESAAAPRPAETPEPPAAAAPPADEGEPAFVAPEPVMPEDYVEPTGSGDPFAEAAYDNAPGGEESPARTRPERGPSLFERMTGLGRRRTAGEGEAGVIAPDDRPLPARRGGDAQLEIPAFLRRQAN, encoded by the coding sequence ATGGCCATCGAACTCACATCGGTGGAGCTGAAGGAGCTCAAGCCCCGGATCACGGTGATGGGGGTGGGAGGTGCCGGCGGCAACGCCGTCAACAACATGATCGCGGCCGGCATCGAGGGCGTGTCCTTCGTCGTCGCGAACACGGACGCCCAGGCGCTGGCGGCGGCCGCCACCGACGCGCGCATCCAGCTCGGCGTCGGCTGCACCCAGGGACTCGGCGCGGGCTCGAAGCCGGAAGTCGGCCGCGCGGCCGCCGAAGAGGCGCTCGATGTCATCGCCGAGCATCTGGAAGGATGCCACATGCTCTTTCTGGCGGCCGGCATGGGCGGCGGCACGGGCACCGGGGCGAGCCCGGTGATCGCGCGGCTCGCGCGCGAGAAGGGGATTCTCACCGTCGGCGTCGTCACCAAGCCCTTCCACTTCGAGGGACGCCGGCGCATGGAAATCGCGGAAGAGGGCATCCGCGCGCTGGAGGAGGTCGTCGACACCCTCATCGTGATCCCGAACCAGAACCTGTTCCGGATCGCGACAGAGAAGACCACCTTCCAGGACGCCTTCCGCATCGCCGACGACGTGCTGTGCTCGGGCGTGCGCGGCATCACCGATCTTATGGTGATGCCCGGCCTCATCAACCTCGACTTCGCCGACATCAAGACGGTGATGAGCGAAATGGGCAAGGCCATGATGGGCACCGGCGAGGCCACCGGCGAGCGGCGCGCCATCGAGGCGGCGGAGGCGGCGATCGCCAATCCGCTCCTCGACGAGGTCTCGCTCAAGGGCGCGAAGGGCGTCATCATCAACATCACGGGCGGGATGGACCTCACGCTTTTCGAGGTCGACGAGGCGGCAAACCACATCCGCGAGCAGGTGGACCCCGATGCCAACATCATCGTCGGCTCCGCCTTCAACGAGGCGCTGAACGGGGTGATGCGGGTGTCGGTGGTGGCCACCGGCATCGACGCCGCGGCGCGCCGCGAGCGCGAGGAGGAGCGGGCGGAGCAGCGGGTGCGCGAGGAGGCGGCCGCCTCGCCGCGCCTTGCGGCCGCCGGCGGCGGCGCCGTCGTCTCCTTCCAGCGCCGGGAGACGCCCCAGGCGCCGGAGCGCGCGGGAACGGAATCCGCGGCGGCGCCCCGTCCGGCCGAGACGCCCGAGCCGCCCGCGGCCGCCGCGCCGCCTGCGGATGAAGGCGAACCCGCCTTCGTTGCCCCGGAGCCGGTGATGCCGGAAGACTACGTCGAGCCGACGGGCAGCGGCGACCCCTTCGCCGAGGCGGCCTATGACAACGCCCCGGGCGGCGAGGAATCGCCCGCGCGCACGCGCCCGGAGCGCGGGCCCAGTCTGTTCGAGAGGATGACCGGGCTCGGGCGCCGGCGCACCGCGGGCGAAGGGGAGGCCGGGGTCATCGCTCCGGACGATCGGCCCCTGCCGGCGCGCCGCGGGGGCGATGCCCAGCTCGAGATCCCGGCCTTCCTGCGCCGGCAGGCGAACTGA